The genome window CGAGCAATTGCTTGAGGGAAAGGCTGACGATTCTTTACCTTTATTTTTTGGATTGCTACGAAGAATGCGGTTGGCCTATTAGGCTGTTCAACCGCAAAAACACTATATTTGGCCGTTTTCATTTACTTTTTCGTTTACATTATTTTGAAACTAGCAGCCATTGATATCGGCTCCAACGCCGCCCGTTTGCAGATTTCAACCGTTCTGCACGTCGACGATGTGATTAGTTTTAAGCGCGTCGAGTATGTCCGCTTCCCGCTGCGTTTGGGGCATGATGTTTTTACATTTGGCAAACTTACTCCCGAGAGCGAAGCCCGAACCACCAAGCTGATGGAAGTTTATCGGCTCTTGATGGAATTACACGAAGTCGAAGACTACATGGCCTGCGCCACGTCGGCCATGCGTGAATCCCAGAACGGACACGAGGTAAGCGCCCGCATCAAGCAAGCAACCGGCATCGATATTCACATTATTGACGGCCAGAAAGAAGCGGAAATCATCAACAACGTGGTCGTCCAGGCGCTGGACGAGCGGCAGTATCTGCACATCGATGTAGGCGGTGGCAGCACCGAACTAAACGTATACCTGAATCGCCAGAAAGTTGCTTCTAAATCCTTTAAAATTGGTTCAGTACGGCTCCTGGAAGGAAAAGAAACCAAAGGCGCGTGGCAAAAAATGGAAAGCTGGATTAACGAAAATGTTGATAAA of Tellurirhabdus bombi contains these proteins:
- a CDS encoding Ppx/GppA phosphatase family protein, whose product is MKLAAIDIGSNAARLQISTVLHVDDVISFKRVEYVRFPLRLGHDVFTFGKLTPESEARTTKLMEVYRLLMELHEVEDYMACATSAMRESQNGHEVSARIKQATGIDIHIIDGQKEAEIINNVVVQALDERQYLHIDVGGGSTELNVYLNRQKVASKSFKIGSVRLLEGKETKGAWQKMESWINENVDKSQKIMAVGTGGNINKIFNLVTKFSDNTTTLDEIIRMKNYIAGFSLDDRINKLRLNADRADVIIPASDIYISVMQWAGAANIIVPDLGLRDGIIQLVYNRLLKKQSKK